The Gemmatimonadota bacterium genome has a segment encoding these proteins:
- a CDS encoding trypsin-like peptidase domain-containing protein, which yields MVTRRIAVLFATICAAACGGERGASAQQPPAASNGRTIDASRRTAIVDASARVAPAVVSVRVTLPQPRPSVYEQMFMQQPQGTPQSFGTGFILRADGIIITNQHVVANAQQITVTLADGTDVEGRLLGEDPLTDIAVIKVERKGLPVVTVGRSRDLMIGEWAIALGNPYSFLLGNSEPTVTAGVISATGRNILPTGNQSGSYLDMIQTDAAINPGNSGGPLTNGLGEVIGVNSSIFSENGGSVGLGFAIPIERVVRVADEIIRNGAVRRAWVGLTVNPVAGTSDWKQNGGVPVGDVAAGGPAARAGIRSGDVLTEANGKRLRNYLDWDAVQLDLHVGDSVVVVGKSRGASFSHRIITGDLPSVTAQKVRVLQNLDLITVTPAIQAERRIQSTAGALVFRVPRDVTEQTGLTEGDVIIGINGTTLRSAEEIGRALQAIRPGSAFILNIERGGMRGNLRLQLN from the coding sequence TTGCCGTGCTGTTCGCGACAATCTGTGCGGCCGCCTGCGGTGGCGAGCGCGGTGCATCGGCGCAACAGCCTCCCGCAGCCAGCAACGGCCGCACCATCGATGCGTCGCGGCGCACGGCGATCGTCGATGCCAGCGCCCGGGTCGCACCGGCCGTTGTCTCGGTGCGCGTCACGCTGCCACAGCCGCGGCCGAGCGTCTACGAGCAGATGTTCATGCAGCAGCCGCAAGGCACGCCGCAAAGCTTCGGCACCGGCTTCATCCTGCGTGCCGATGGCATCATCATCACCAATCAGCACGTCGTCGCCAACGCGCAGCAGATCACCGTGACGCTGGCGGACGGCACCGATGTCGAGGGTCGCCTGCTCGGCGAGGATCCCCTGACCGACATCGCCGTCATCAAGGTCGAACGCAAGGGACTGCCCGTCGTGACGGTCGGCCGTTCGCGCGACCTCATGATCGGCGAATGGGCGATCGCGCTCGGCAATCCGTACTCATTCCTGCTCGGCAACTCGGAACCGACGGTGACTGCTGGCGTGATCAGCGCCACCGGCCGCAACATTCTCCCGACCGGAAACCAGTCGGGTTCCTATCTCGACATGATCCAGACCGACGCGGCAATCAATCCGGGCAATTCCGGAGGGCCGCTGACCAATGGCCTGGGCGAAGTGATCGGTGTCAACTCCTCGATCTTCTCCGAGAATGGCGGCTCGGTCGGCCTCGGCTTCGCCATTCCGATCGAACGCGTCGTGCGCGTCGCCGACGAGATCATCCGCAATGGCGCGGTGCGACGCGCGTGGGTCGGACTCACCGTCAATCCCGTGGCCGGGACCAGCGACTGGAAGCAGAACGGCGGCGTCCCGGTCGGCGATGTTGCCGCAGGTGGCCCCGCCGCTCGCGCAGGGATCCGCAGCGGCGATGTGCTCACCGAGGCGAATGGCAAGCGACTCCGCAATTACCTCGACTGGGATGCCGTGCAGCTCGACCTGCATGTCGGCGATTCGGTCGTCGTGGTCGGCAAGAGCCGCGGCGCGAGTTTCTCGCACCGGATCATCACGGGTGATCTGCCGTCGGTCACCGCGCAGAAAGTCCGCGTGCTGCAGAACCTCGACCTGATCACCGTGACCCCGGCCATCCAGGCGGAACGGCGGATCCAGAGCACCGCCGGCGCGCTCGTATTCCGGGTCCCCCGCGACGTCACCGAACAAACCGGACTCACCGAGGGCGATGTCATCATCGGCATCAACGGCACGACACTCCGTTCGGCCGAAGAAATCGGTCGCGCGTTGCAGGCGATCCGCCCCGGCAGTGCGTTCATCCTGAACATCGAGCGTGGTGGCATGCGCGGCAATCTCCGGTTGCAACTCAATTGA